A region from the Lolium perenne isolate Kyuss_39 chromosome 4, Kyuss_2.0, whole genome shotgun sequence genome encodes:
- the LOC127295087 gene encoding uncharacterized protein codes for MSSKEKPTLGGQRIKTRKRNIAAPLDPASFSDAIVQIYLDNAGDLELVAKSIESSDLNFSRYGDTFFEVVFIGVRTQPGTIKPEEEGERHPYSLIDCAAQRESILPYVLFIQKTLRRRPFLIKSLENVMRKFLQSLEFFEENERQKLAIFTALAFSQKLSGLPPETVFQPLLKDNLVAKGIVLSFITEFFKEYLKENSLDDLIALLKKGKMEDNLLEFFPSGKRTSEALSEHFTKEGLTSLVEYNDKKMFEVKLKEIKSTLTTMISEEAEISEVTEVVKQQVKDAQFPDLEVVRMLWDVLMEAVQWSGKNQQQNSNSALRQVNAWAGLMNAFCTSGKLELELIYKVQTQCYEDAKLMKLFPEIVRSLYDQDVLAEDTILLWFRKGSNQKGRQSFVKTLEPFVKWLEEAEEEE; via the exons ATGAG CTCGAAGGAGAAGCCCACTCTCGG AGGCCAGCGGATTAAGACCCGCAAGCGGAATATCGCGGCTCCTTTGGACCCTGCATCATTCTCTGATGCAATTGTCCAGATTTATCTGGATAATGCTGGAGATCTG GAACTTGTTGCCAAAAGTATAGAGTCCTCGGATCTCAACTTCTCACGTTACGGTGACACTTTCTTTGAG GTTGTTTTCATTGGAGTGCGTACTCAACCTGGCACAATTAAaccggaagaagaaggagagCGCCACCCCTATTCTCTCATCGACTGTGCAGCGCAACGTGAATCAATTTTGCCTTATGTCCTCTTTATTCAGAAAACATTACGCAGGAGGCCTTTCTTGATAAAGAGTCTTGAAAATGTTATGCGCAAATTCCTCCAATCCTTGGAGTTCTTTGAAGAAAATGAGAGGCAGAAACTTGCCATTTTCACAGCACTTGCATTTTCGCAGAAATTATCAGGTCTTCCACCTGAAACTGTCTTTCAGCCATTGCTCAAGGACAATCTTGTTGCCAAAGGGATAGTGCTTTCGTTCATTACTGAGTTTTTCAAGGAATATCTCAAGGAAAATAGTTTGGATGATCTGATTGCACTTTTGAAGAAAGGCAAAATGGAGGACAATTTACTGGAATTTTTTCCCTCAGGAAAGAGAACTTCTGAGGCTTTATCTGAGCATTTCAC CAAAGAAGGTTTGACTAGTCTTGTTGAGTACAATGACAAGAAAATGTTTGAAGTTAAACTCAAGGAGATAAAGTCAACACTGACCACCATGATCAGCGAAGAAGCTGAAATTTCTGAAGTCACTGAGGTTGTCAAGCAACAGGTGAAGGATGCTCAGTTTCCTGATTTAGAGGTTGTCCGCATGCTGTGGGATGTTCTGATGGAAGCTGTTCAGTGGTCTGGAAAGAACCAGCAACAAAATTCAAATTCAGCACTTCGGCAG GTGAATGCTTGGGCTGGTCTTATGAATGCTTTTTGCACAAGTGGAAAGCTAGAACTGGAACTTATATACAAGGTGCAGACACAGTGCTACGAGGATGCTAAGCTGATGAAGCTGTTCCCTGAAATTGTAAGATCACTGTATGATCAAGATGTCTTGGCTGAAGATACCATACTTCTTTGGTTCCGAAAGGGTTCGAACCAAAAAGGGAG GCAATCATTTGTGAAAACCCTGGAGCCTTTTGTCAAATGGCTTGAGGAGGCTGAGGAGGAAGAATGA